The proteins below come from a single Denticeps clupeoides chromosome 15, fDenClu1.1, whole genome shotgun sequence genomic window:
- the LOC114765173 gene encoding globoside alpha-1,3-N-acetylgalactosaminyltransferase 1-like, with product MKLQLMPPGRGDVLTVTSWLAPIVWEGTFDSAVIDGIYKPLNVTIATTVFAVGKYITYLKDFLESAEKHYMVGYNINYYIFTDQPENIPAVTLAAGRSLWSLRVPAFNRWQEISLQRMSFIRKAIEEQIRKEASFIFCLDVDMRFDNHWGAEALGNLVAVIHPWFYQASRDSFPYERRPESLAYVHADEGDFYYGGAVFGGLIDEVYKLTGTCEEHLVIDKGKDIEAVWQEESHLNWYFIYNKPTKLLSMEYLWSDEKVKITELKVVRLSTIKKNLAAVRPN from the exons ATGAAGCTTCAGCTGATGCCACCTGG gAGAGGAGATGTTCTGACAGTGACTTCCTGGTTGGCCCCTATCGTATGGGAGGGGACATTTGACTCAGCTGTCATTGACGGAATATACAAGCCTCTGAATGTCACTATAGCAACCACAGTTTTTGCTGTCGGAAA ATACATTACATACCTGAAAGACTTTTTGGAGAGCGCAGAGAAGCATTACATGGTGGGATACAACATCAATTATTACATCTTTACTGACCAACCAGAAAACATTCCAGCTGTAACTCTGGCTGCTGGGAGATCCCTCTGGTCTCTCCGAGTGCCTGCATTCAACCGCTGGCAAGAAATTTCCCTTCAAAGGATGAGTTTTATACGAAAGGCCATTGAAGAGCAGATTCGCAAAGAGGCCAGCTTCATATTCTGCCTGGATGTGGACATGAGGTTCGATAACCACTGGGGTGCAGAGGCGTTAGGAAACCTGGTAGCGGTTATTCATCCCTGGTTCTACCAAGCAAGTCGTGACAGTTTTCCATACGAGCGCAgacctgagtctcttgcctatGTTCATGCAGATGAGGGGGACTTTTATTATGGAGGAGCAGTGTTTGGTGGTCTTATTGATGAGGTGTATAAATTGACTGGAACATGCGAGGAGCACCTTGTCATTGACAAAGGGAAAGACATTGAAGCAGTGTGGCAGGAGGAGAGCCACCTCAACTGGTACTTCATTTACAACAAACCCACCAAGCTGCTCTCCATGGAGTACTTATGGTCAGAcgaaaaagtaaaaatcactGAGCTCAAAGTTGTTCGTCTCtccactattaaaaaaaatttagcaGCAGTACGTCCCAATTAG